One Mercurialis annua linkage group LG3, ddMerAnnu1.2, whole genome shotgun sequence DNA window includes the following coding sequences:
- the LOC126671032 gene encoding F-box protein At5g50450, protein MYISQRKRQKTSRRLTAEKSDFFDVLPDDIVVCVLSKLSAAASCPSDFINILLTCKRLNRLALHPLVLSKAGPKAFAVKAKNWSDSAHRFFKHCVNSGNTEASYTLGMIRFYCLENRGSGTSLMAKAAMKSHAAALYSLAIMQFNGSGGSKTDKDLRAGVSLCVRAAVLGHVDALRELGHCLQDGYGVAQNIPEGRRLLVHSNARELAFSLCSMLTWQPNNNPHRQYATRAMTESVECPLLSDFGCNVPAREVHPANQFLKEWFESGLGVIGPDLRLCSHSGCGRPETRPHEFRRCSVCGSVNYCSRGCQALDWKVRHKTECVPMEQWRGAVDGGGGDEIGGMVEIEGNENVAMIH, encoded by the exons ATGTATATTTCTCAGAGAAAACGGCAAAAAACTTCTCGCAGATTAACCGCTGAAAAATCTGATTTCTTCGATGTTTTACCGGACGATATTGTCGTTTGCGTTCTCTCTAAGCTCAGTGCCGCCGCTTCTTGCCCGTCCGATTTCATCAACATTTTATTAAC ATGCAAGAGATTAAACCGGTTAGCTCTTCATCCTCTAGTTTTATCAAAAGCTGGACCTAAAGCGTTTGCTGTCAAAGCAAAAAACTGGTCTGATTCCGCTCACCGGTTTTTCAAACACTGCGTAAACTCCGGCAACACAGAAGCGTCTTACACTCTTGGAATG ATCCGATTTTACTGCCTAGAAAATAGAGGAAGTGGAACGTCCTTAATGGCAAAAGCTGCTATGAAATCTCACGCGGCGGCTCTTTATTCTCTCGCCATTATGCAGTTCAACGGCAGCGGCGGCTCTAAAACCGACAAAGATCTCAGAGCAGGGGTATCGTTATGTGTTCGCGCCGCTGTTTTAGGCCACGTCGACGCTCTTAGAGAGTTAGGCCACTGTTTACAAGACGGTTACGGCGTTGCACAGAATATCCCCGAGGGACGGCGTTTATTAGTACACTCGAACGCGAGGGAGCTGGCGTTCTCTCTCTGTtctatgctgacgtggcagccTAATAATAACCCACACCGACAATATGCAACGCGTGCGATGACAGAGAGCGTGGAGTGTCCGTTATTAAGTGATTTTGGATGTAATGTGCCGGCTCGGGAGGTTCACCCAGCGAACCAGTTTCTGAAAGAATGGTTCGAGTCGGGGCTCGGGGTGATTGGGCCGGATTTGAGATTGTGCTCGCATAGTGGATGTGGCCGACCCGAGACCCGGCCCCATGAGTTTAGACGGTGTTCGGTTTGTGGGTCCGTGAATTATTGCTCACGAGGATGTCAAGCGTTGGATTGGAAGGTGAGACATAAGACGGAGTGTGTCCCGATGGAGCAGTGGCGTGGCGCGGTGGATGGCGGCGGTGGTGATGAGATTGGAGGAATGGTGGAGATTGAAGGGAATGAAAATGTGGCTATGATTCATTGa
- the LOC126672930 gene encoding uncharacterized protein LOC126672930, with translation MDKGKEPMREEDAPENSARKQNAPIVIPDEERWMDERHTLKGGEEHLEEKVRQVMSRLGIRCEDVDISLRSDSPLADFIISHEFPTKFRYPPNLESYDGTGCPKSHIHKFQAVINVQTNLDHVLCKLFPTTLKGLAQEWYQSLKPGSVLTFKQFSGLFQARFVACIPQKKLSTDLLAIMQWEGETLRKYVERFNKEAMQIEDLSQEIAYTALLNGTTNSDLRKELLAKSPKSFTTLMTIAHTQIRVDDGQREIENRLGRVEERTFAERRNGDRSPIGKRFGEKGNDHFRNKRKKDEDRRYTPLNTTRTNVLFWVKDSREKVRWPRKMNAASANKRDNSKYCEFHRDNGHTTDECWHLKEEIEKLIERGSLSQFVKRDTEARETESERKKERKEEIARRPRPEPAGVVNVIMGGSTGGDSNTTRKKAARTVYSVSPGAPNAKKFRSVSFSEVDSHGLSVPHEDALVVKGRLNNFEVSRMLVDTGSSVNMITMEVFGRIGLKKENLTHVSTPLVGLGGKSVQVEGSLEINVQLGDGEIYKEIRAEFMVVNMDFAYNAILGRPLLHDTCASICMRYLLMKIPTREGDAEVRGCQKSAREAYFTALRKVHITLPVLTMEPPEKKERAEHYGRTEKIELSPGKEIEVGDELEEEIKRSLTENLRSLGDSFAWTTDELIGVDPDVICHRLNIATDAKAVIQKKRRHSPEKQLAIAEEVARLKAANVIKDAYYPKWVANVVMVKKSNGTYRMCVDFTDLNKACPKDSFPLPHIDQLVDSTAGHALYTFLDAKAGYHQIPMAPEDQEKTAFITDQGLFCYKMMPFGLKNAGATYQRLVNSIFRDQIGKHMEVYVDDMIIKSIRAEDHPTDVKIVLETLKRYQLKLNPEKCVFGVPAGKFLGYMVSQRGIEANPDKIEAVLKMTPPRSIHDVQKLNGRITALGRFMSCSAKRCLPFFKTLKQIKNFTWTAECQQAFEELKSFLSSPPLLARPDPGDVLYLYISCSDETIAGVLGSEKGGEQYPIYYISKVLRDAELRYPKLEKLALCVYTATIKLRHYFEGHQVIVRTDQPLRKILQKAETSGRIAEWAVKIGSLGVIYEARKALKAQALADFFAELTFKEPMEDKTTPWEMHVDGAVCGEGAGIGVVLKGPGRIQMEYSARLEFPASNNVAEYEALITGLQLCEELNISEVQIYSDSQLVVNQVSGNFEVKEATLKKYAKQAKTFFADNGRSWSLQQIPRAMNGRSDELAKWAATKNYDSMRNIPHEIKRQPSFQEEIEEGEVLIVEGEETWMSPLTAYLANGILPEDKKEAKRIVILSSKFGIYNGQLYKRSFTHPWLRCVNKEEGEYIMKELHEGTCGAHDGASTLVRKALLQGYYWPTMKEQATTLVRGCWPCQQHALVPRKQASEMKPIGSAWPFAQWGMDILGPLPLATGQRKFLFDSAKFRKFCAEYQIDLRFTSVYHPQSNGQTEVANRILLAGLKRRLDECKGRWVEELYSVLWNYRTTPRESTGETPFALAYGTEAVIPVEIGAPTPRTEDNQLNLEENEEELRNNLDLLVEKINKSDIRMEAYRQKMAKHFNSHVKKRKFKLGDLVMRKTEVKKGEAGSGKLQPNWEGPYTISEVIKEGTFKLTNFMGRIIPRTWNANNLRKI, from the exons ATGGACAAGGGAAAAGAACCGATGCGAGAGGAAGATGCCCCTGAAAATTCCGCAAGGAAACAAAATGCCCCCATCGTAATTCCAGACGAAGAACGTTGGATGGATGAACGACACACCCTCAAAGGCGGAGAAGAGCATCTGGAGGAAAAAGTCCGCCAAGTCATGAGCAGGCTTGGAATAAGATGTGAAGACGTAGACATCTCTCTTCGAAGTGACTCACCACTCGCAGATTTCATCATCTCTCACGAGTTCCCTACAAAGTTCAGATACCCCCCAAATTTGGAGTCATACGATGGAACAGGCTGTCCCAAGAGCCATATTCACAAATTCCAAGCGGTGATCAATGTTCAGACAAACTTGGATCACGTACTATGCAAGCTTTTTCCTACTACCTTAAAAGGCCTGGCGCAGGAATGGTACCAGAGTTTAAAGCCAGGATCAGTGCTGACGTTCAAACAATTCTCAGGACTTTTCCAGGCTAGATTCGTAGCATGCATCCCTCAAAAGAAGCTATCCACAGATCTGCTGGCCATCATGCAATGGGAAGGAGAGACACTCAGGAAGTATGTAGAAAGGTTCAATAAGGAGGCGATGCAGATAGAAGACCTGAGCCAGGAGATCGCCTACACAGCGTTACTCAATGGAACTACCAACTCCGACCTACGAAAGGAATTGTTggctaaatcaccaaaatcattTACCACACTGATGACCATCGCACATACACAGATCAGAGTGGATGATGGCCAGAGAGAGATAGAGAATCGCCTCGGACGGGTAGAAGAACGAACGTTTGCAGAAAGAAGAAATGGGGACAGATCGCCCATAGGAAAGAGGTTCGGAGAAAAAGGCAACGaccatttcagaaataaaaggaaaaaagacgAAGATAGGCGATATACGCCCCTGAACACAACCAGAACCAACGTACTGTTTTGGGTAAAAGACAGCCGAGAGAAGGTCAGATGGCCAAGGAAGATGAACGCTGCATCAGCCAACAAAAGAGACAATAGCAAATACTGTGAATTTCACAGAGACAACGGCCACACCACAGATGAATGCTGGCACCTAAAGGAGGAGATAGAGAAGCTGATAGAAAGGGGATCCCTTTCCCAGTTCGTAAAAAGGGACACCGAAGCCAGAGAGACGgaatcagaaagaaagaaagagcggAAAGAAGAAATCGCCAGAAGACCCAGACCAGAGCCAGCAGGCGTGGTTAACGTAATAATGGGCGGATCGACCGGAGGAGACAGCAATACTACAAGGAAGAAAGCTGCAAGAACAGTCTACTCAGTTAGCCCAGGTGCACCGAATGCTAAGAAATTCAGAAGCGTATCTTTTTCGGAAGTCGATAGTCATGGCTTGTCAGTCCCCCATGAGGACGCCCTAGTTGTCAAGGGGCGACTCAACAATTTCGAGGTATCTCGGATGCTCGTAGACACGGGAAGTTCGGTAAACATGATCACGATGGAGGTGTTCGGCAGAATTGGactcaagaaagaaaatttgacaCATGTCTCTACTCCACTGGTGGGACTAGGAGGCAAATCTGTACAGGTGGAAGGATCACTGGAGATAAACGTCCAACTAGGGGATGGAGAGATCTACAAAGAGATCCGAGCAGAATTCATGGTGGTCAACATGGATTTCGCATACAACGCAATTCTCGGAAGGCCACTCTTGCACGATACGTGCGCATCCATTTGCATGAGGTACCTACTGATGAAAATCCCAACCAGAGAAGGCGATGCCGAAGTCAGAGGATGCCAAAAGTCAGCCAGAGAAGCATACTTTACAGCTCTCAGGAAAGTACATATAACCTTGCCAGTACTAACAATGGAACCTCCAGAGAAGAAGGAAAGGGCGGAGCATTATGGGCGAACTGAGAAAATCGAATTATCCCCAGGAAAGGAGATAGAAGTGGGAGATGAGctagaagaagaaatcaaacgaTCTCTGACCGAAAACCTCAGATCGCTTGGAGACTCCTTTGCCTGGACAACAGACGAATTGATCGGAGTAGACCCGGACGTCATATGTCATCGGTTAAACATAGCGACCGACGCGAAGGCAGTGATACAAAAGAAGAGAAGGCACTCGCCCGAAAAACAACTCGCCATCGCAGAAGAGGTCGCCCGGTTAAAAGCAGCAAACGTGATCAAAGACGCCTATTACCCCAAGTGGGTAGCGAATGTGGTGATGGTAAAAAAGTCCAATGGCACTTACCGAATGTGCGTGGACTTCACAGATCTGAATAAAGCATGTCCCAAAGATAGTTTCCCACTTCCACACATTGATCAGTTAGTAGACTCCACAGCAGGTCACGCCCTCTATACATTCCTAGATGCCAAGGCGGGATATCACCAGATACCCATGGCACCTGAAGATCAGGAGAAGACGGCCTTCATAACGGACCAGGGATTATTTTGTTACAAGATGATGCCCTTCGGTCTGAAGAACGCAGGAGCCACATATCAGCGGCTGGTGAACTCAATATTCAGAGATCAGATAGGAAAacacatggaagtttatgtggatgacatgattATCAAGAGCATCCGGGCTGAAGACCACCCAACAGATGTGAAGATAGTCCTGGAGACGCTAAAGAGATACCAGCTAAAACTCAATCCGGAAAAGTGCGTATTCGGAGTACCGGCAGGCAAGTTCTTGGGATACATGGTCTCTCAGAGGGGTATCGAGGCTAACCCAGATAAAATCGAAGCGGTCTTAAAAATGACACCGCCACGGAGCATACATGACGTCCAGAAGCTCAACGGCCGGATCACGGCTCTAGGTCGGTTCATGTCCTGCTCGGCAAAACGATGCCTGCCTTTCTTCAAAACCCTGAAACAGATCAAGAACTTCACATGGACCGCGGAATGCCAGCAGGCGTTTGAAGAGTTGAAAAGCTTCCTATCCTCGCCCCCACTGTTGGCGAGACCGGATCCGGGCGAcgtgttatatttatacatctcttGCTCTGACGAAACAATAGCAGGAGTATTGGGGTCGGAAAAAGGAGGCGAACAATACCCGATCTACTACATTAGCAAAGTACTCAGAGATGCGGAGCTGAGATACCCGAAGTTGGAGAAGCTGGCGCTGTGCGTATACACCGCCACCATCAAGCTCCGACATTACTTCGAAGGGCACCAAGTCATTGTACGGACCGACCAACCATTACGAAAAATCCTCCAGAAGGCAGAGACAAGTGGACGCATAGCAGAATGGGCCGTCAAAATAGGAAGTCTGGGCGTTATCTATGAAGCTCGGAAAGCACTGAAAGCTCAAGCACTAGCCGACTTCTTCGCTGAATTAACATTCAAAGAACCCATGGAGGACAAAACGACTCCCTGGGAGATGCACGTCGATGGAGCAGTTTGCGGAGAAGGAGCAGGCATCGGAGTCGTGCTCAAAGGACCAGGAAGAATCCAAATGGAATACTCAGCAAGACTCGAGTTTCCAGCTTCCAACAATGTTGCGGAATATGAGGCGCTGATAACAGGGTTGCAATTATGCGAAGAGCTCAACATCTCCGAAGTCCAGATCTACAGTGATTCACAACTGGTTGTGAACCAAGTCTCGGGGAACTTCGAAGTAAAAGAAGCTACGTTGAAGAAGTACGCCAAGCAGGCCAAAACCTTCTTTGCCGATAATGGGCGATCCTGGTCGCTACAGCAAATACCCAGAGCAATGAATGGAAGATCAGACGAATTGGCAAAGTGGGCAGCAACAAAGAATTACGACTCAATGAGAAACATTCCTCATGAAATCAAACGACAGCCTAGCTTTCAAGAAGAAATTGAGGAAGGCGAAGTACTGATTGTAGAAGGGGAAGAAACCTGGATGTCCCCCCTCACAGCATACCTGGCTAATGGAATACTCCCCGAGGATAAGAAGGAAGCCAAAAGGATAGTGATACTCTCATCAAAGTTCGGAATATACAACGGCCAGCTGTACAAACGGTCATTCACCCATCCCTGGCTAAGATGTGTGAACAAAGAAGAAGGAGAGTACATCATGAAAGAATTACATGAGGGGACCTGCGGAGCACATGACGGAGCATCAACACTGGTCAGGAAAGCACTGCTACAAGGCTATTATTGGCCCACGATGAAAGAACAAGCTACAACGCTGGTAAGGGGATGCTGGCCTTGCCAGCAACATGCCTTGGTACCAAGAAAGCAAGCTTCAGAAATGAAACCCATCGGCAGTGCATGGCCGTTCGCCCAGTGGGGTATGGACATCCTGGGACCTCTCCCTTTGGCCACAGGACAACGGAAGTTCCTG ttcgacTCAGCAAAGTTTAGAAAGTTTTGTGCCGAGTATCAGATCGACCTAAGGTTCACTTCGGTTTACCATCCACAATCGAATGGGCAAACCGAAGTGGCCAACAGAATCCTACTGGCCGGACTAAAAAGAAGACTAGACGAGTGCAAAGGAAGATGGGTAGAAGAACTCTACAGCGTCCTATGGAACTACCGTACCACCCCTAGAGAATCAACGGGCGAAACTCCATTCGCCCTAGCCTATGGAACGGAGGCTGTAATTCCTGTAGAGATCGGCGCACCCACACCAAGGACAGAAGACAACCAGCTAAACCTAGAAGAAAACGAAGAAGAGCTCAGGAACAATCTGGATCTCCTGGttgaaaaaatcaacaaatCAGACATCAGAATGGAAGCCTACAGACAAAAgatggccaaacatttcaacagccatgtaaagaaaagaaaattcaaactagGCGACCTAGTCATGCGAAAAACCGAAgtcaaaaaaggagaagcaGGAAGTGGAAAACTGCAgccaaactgggaaggaccttacACCATCAGCGAGGTCATTAAAGAAGGAACATTTAAACTCACCAACTTCATGGGAAGAATCATACCAAGGACATGGAACGCCAACAACTTGAGGAAAATTTAG